CCAGGGTGAGCGTGGTCACCCCACGGGCCGTCGACACCCGCACCAGCGCGTCGGGAGAGGTCATGGAAGGGCACACTAGTGGCCATGCCCGGCCTCCCTCCAGAAGGCGAATCCGTACCGACCGACGGGTCGCTCCCATCGACCGCCCTGCGCGCGGTCGGCGCGCGTGGTTTCGGCGTCTACGTCCACGTGCCCTTCTGCGCCAGTCGCTGCGGCTACTGCGACTTCAACACCTACACGACCAGCGAGCTCGGCGGGGGCGCGAGCCGGGAGAACTACGCCGACACCGTCCTGGCCGAGTTGGCGCTCGCCGCCCGGGTGCTCGGGGACACTCCGCCGCCCCGGGTGGACACCGTCTTCGTCGGTGGCGGCACGCCGACCCTGCTCCCCGCCGACGACCTGGCCCGCATCCTCGACGGCATCGACCGCACCTGGGGGCTGGCCGCCGACGCCGAGGTCACCACCGAGGCGAACCCGGAGTCGGTGACGCCGGAGTCGTTGAAGACCCTGCGGGCGGCCGGCTACACCCGCATCTCGCTGGGGATGCAGTCGGCGGCGTCGGGAGTGCTCGCCGTACTCGACCGGACGCACTCCGCCGGGCGGGCCACCGCCGCCGCGACCGAGGCCCGCGACGCCGGGTTCGACCACGTCAACCTCGACCTGATCTACGGCACGCCGGGGGAGCGGGCCGAGGACTTCGCCGCCTCGCTCGACCAGGTGATCGCCGCCGGGGTGGACCACGTCAGCGCGTACGCCCTGATCGTGGAGGAGGGCACCCGGCTCGCCGCCCGGATGCGCCGGGGCGAGCTGCCGTACCCCTCGGACGACGTCGCGGCGGACCGCTACCTGGCGGCGGAGGCGGCCCTCGACGCGGCCGGTTTCTCCTGGTACGAAGTCTCCAACTGGGCCCGGACGCCGGCCGCCCGGTGCCGGCACAACCTGCTCTACTGGACCGGCGGGGACTGGTGGGGCCTCGGCCCGGGGGCGCACAGCCACGTCGGCGGGGTGCGCTGGTGGAACGTGAAGCACCCCAGCGCGTACGCGGCGCGGCTCGCCGGCGGCGCGTCACCCGGTCAGGCCCGGGAGATCCTCACCGCCGACGAGGCGCACATGGAGGACGTGATGCTCCGCCTGCGGCTCGCCTCCGGGCTGCCGCTGGCGGTGCTCGACCCCGCCGGCCGGGCCGGCGCCGAGCGGGCCCGCGCCGCCGGGCTGCTCGCCGAGGCCGACTACGCCGCCGGCCGGGCAGTGCTCACCCTGCCCGGCCGGTTGCTCGCCGACGCCGTGGTCCGCGACCTGCTGCCCTGAGCGTCCTGCGGGTGCCTCGCGCTGGTCGGGCCCGGGCCCGACCAGCGCGGTTCACCGCACGAAGGTCCGGGTCATCGGGTACGGGTAGAGCTGGTCCTGGTTGGCCTTGAGACCGGCCACGATGCCGAGCACGATCGGCACCAGCGCGAGCAGCAGCGGAATGAAGACGAGCAGGCCGCAGGTGATTCCGGTGAGCAGCCAGCCGATCAGGATCGCGACCGCCCAGGTGATCTGGAAGTTGAGCGCGGCGATGGCGTGCGCGCGCACCGCCGGGGACTGCTGCCCCCGGTGCAGCAGCACGATCAGCGGGCCGACCCAGCCGAAGAGGCTGCCGCCGACCACCACACCGATCGGGCCGCCGACGTGGGCGAGCACCGCCCAGGTCCGGTCGTCGTCGGTGGTCGGACCGGCCGTCGGGTACGGCCCACCCGAGGGCGGGTAGCCACCCGGCGGCAGGCCCCCGCCCGCCCCCGGCGGATAACCCCCGAGTGGCGGATAGCCCTCCGGTGTCCCCGGCGGTGGAAAGCCCCCCGGCGTCTCCGGCGGTAGGTAACCCCCGGGCGGCGGAAAGCCCGCCTGTGTCCCCGGCGGCGGGTAGCCCTCATGCGGCCCTGGCTGCGGAAAGCCCCCCGGCGTCTCCGGCGGTGGGTAACCCCCGGGCGGCGGGTAACCCTCCTGCGCTCCCGGCGGCGGGTAGCCGCCCTGGTCGCCAGCGGTCGGGTAGCCGGGTGCGGCGAAGTGCCCGCCCGACGTCGGGTGGTCGGCCGGCCCGCCGAGACCCGGCGGCTCGTAGCCCACGGTGGGTGGTTCCGGAGCGGCGTGGCGTTCCGTCGGCGCGTCGTCGCCCGGCGACCCGTACTGCTGCGTCGGCGGCTCGTATGCCCGTGCCGACCAGTCCCGCGTCGGCGGCTCGTACGCCGGGGCCGACCAGTCCCGCGTGGGTGGCTCGTACGCGGGTGCCGACCAGTTCTGCGTCGGCGACTCGTACGAGGATGTCGACCAGTTCGCGGTGGGTGGTTCGTGCGACGGTGTGGCGAGGTGCTCCGTCGGGGGCTCAGCCGAGGGCTCCCCGGGCAGCGGGGTGGTGGGCTCGCCGGGCGTCGACGAGGATCCGGACGGGGCGAGCGGCATGGTCGGCTCCGGCGGGTACCGGCCGGCGTCGCCCGCGTCGGGCGGGCGAGGCGGTTCAGTCATGCCGGTCACGGTAGGGGCAGCGGGCAACTTGTGACCAGTGGGACATCGGCGGGATCACCCGGACGAACGCACCCTCCGGTCGAGCGTGTTCCGAGCGCAGGTCGACACCGATCATCGCGTCCGAGGGGTGGACCGACGTAGACTGGCACTCGTTACAGTCGAGTGCCAGGAGCTTACAGTCGAGTGCCGGGAGCACGGTCCGGTCGTGGTCAGCGGCCGTTGCCGGCTGTCGCCGGTGGCGGGCACGCACCGCCCGGGTCGGGCGCCGACACGCGTGGGAGGTGGGGAGAGTGGGTCTCGACGACCGTAAGCTCGCCGTGCTGCGCGCGATCGTCGAGGACTACGTCGCGACCCAGGAGCCGGTCGGCAGCAAGGCGCTGGTTGAGCGGCACCAACTCGGCGTCTCCCCGGCCACGGTCCGCAACGACATGGCCGTGCTGGAGGAGGAGGGGTACATCCGGCAGCCGCACACCAGCGCCGGCCGGGTGCCCACCGACCGTGGCTACCGGCTCTTCGTCGACCGGCTCAGCCGGGTCAAGCCGCTCAGCCCGGCCGAGCGCCGGGCGATCGAGCGCTTCCTGGTCGGCGCGGTCGACCTCGACGACGTCGTCCACCGTACAGTCCGGCTGCTCGCCCAGCTCACCCGTCAGGTGGCCGTGGTGCAGTACCCGAGCCTGGCCCGGTCCTCCGTACGGCACCTGGAACTCGTGCCGATCTCCACCACCCGGCTGATGCTGGTGATGATCGCCGACACCGGCCGGGTCGAGCAGCGGCTGGTCGAGCTGCCCGCGCCGGTCCCCGCCGACGACGTCACCGACCTGCGCCGCCTGGTCAACGAGAAGCTCTGCGGCACCCGGCTGGCGGACACCCCGCCGCTGGTGCAGGCGCTGGTGGAGGAGGTCCGCGCCGGGCTGCGTCCGGCGATGACCACGCTCTCCACGGTGCTGCTGGAGACCCTGGTCGAGCGGCACGAGGAGCGGATCGCCCTGGCCGGCACCGCCAACCTGACCCGGGGCGGCCTGCTCGACTTCCAGGGTTCGCTGCGGCCGATCCTCGAGGCGCTCGAGGAGGAGGTCGTCCTGCTCAAGCTGATCGGCGAGGTCGAGCCGAGCACCACCCGGGTCCGGATCGGCGACGAGAACGAGATCGACAACCTGCGGGGCACGTCGGTGGTGAGCACGGGCTACGGTCCGGGTGTCACCATCCTGGGTGGGTTGGGTGTGCTCGGGCCGACCCGGATGGACTACCCCGGCACCATCGCCACGGTACGCGCCGTGGCACGCTACGTGGGCGAGCTGCTGGCCCAGAACTGACCAGTCAGGGCCGACGGCCGACTCGGGCCGACGACCGGCGTAACGCGAGACGAACATGAGGACACGGAACGCAGTGGCCAGGGACTACTACGGCATCCTCGGTGTCAGCCGGGAAGCCTCCGACGACGAGATCAAGCGTGCCTACCGCAAGCTGGCGCGACAGTTCCACCCGGACGTCAACCCGGACCCGGAGGCCCAGGAGAAGTTCAAGGACATCAACGCCGCGTACGAGGTCCTCTCGGACGACCGGAAGCGGCAGATCGTCGACCTGGGTGGGGACCCGCTCGCCCCGGGCGGTGGCGCGGCCGGCCCCGGTGGGCCGGGCGGCGCGGGGCCGTTCGTCGGCTTCCAGGACATCATGGACGCCTTCTTCGGCGGGGCCACCGGCTCGCGAGGGCCGCGTCCGCGTACCCGCCCGGGGGCCGACGCGATCCTGCGGCTGGAGCTGGACCTGAACGAGACGGCGTTCGGCGTCGAGGCGCCGATCAACGTCGACACCGCCGTGCTCTGCACCACCTGCTCCGGCGCCGGCACGGCCGCCGGCACCCACCTCGCCACCTGTGAGGCGTGTGGCGGTCGGGGCGAGGTGCAGTCGGTGCAGCGCACCTTCCTCGGCCAGGTCGTCTCGGCCCGGCCCTGCACGGTCTGCCAGGGCTACGGCACCACGATCCCGCACCAGTGCCCGACCTGCGCCGGGGAGGGCCGGGTCCGTACCCGCCGCTCGCTGACCGTCAAGATCCCCGCCGGGGTGGAGGACGGCATGCGGATCCGCCTCGCCCAGCAGGGCGAGGTCGGGCCGGGCGGCGGCACCGCTGGCGACCTCTACGTGGAGATCCACGAACGGCCGCACGACGTCTACTCCCGCAAGGGCGACGACCTGCACTGCCGGGTGACCGTGCCGATGACGGCGGCGGCGCTCGGCACCCGGCTGACCATCAAGACGCTGGACAGCGAGGAGACCGTCGACGTCAAGCCGGGCACCCAGCCGGGCAGCACGCTGCGGCTGCGGGCCCGGGGCGTACCGCACCTGCGCGGCACCGGCCGGGGCGACCTCTACGTCCACCTCGACGTGCGGACCCCGACCAAGCTCGACGTCGAGCAGGAGCGGATGCTGCGCGAGTTCGCCAAGACCCGGGGCGAGGAGGTCGCCGAGCTGACCAAGCAGGGCGGCTTCTTCTCCCGGATGCGCGACGCCTTCAACGGGCACGCCTGAGTTGTCGGCGCCGCTCTTCCTGGTCGAGGCACTGCCCACCACCGACACGCTCACCCTGGACGGCCCGGAGGGGCACCACGCCGCCACCGTGCAGCGGCTGCGGGTCGGTGAGGAACTGCTGCTCGCCGACGGCCGGGGTGGCACGGCCGCCGCCGTGGTCACCGCCGTCGGCCGGGGCAGCCTCGACCTGAGGGTCACCTCCCGGGGGTACGCCGACGCGTCGGTGCCCCGGATCGTGGTGGTGCAGGGCATCGCCAAGGGCGACCGGGGCGAGCTGGCCGTCCAGGCGATGACTGAGGCGGGCGTGGACGAGATCGTGCCGTGGGCGGCGTCCCGCTCGGTGACGCAGTGGCGCGGCGAGCGGGGCGTACGGGCCCGGGAGAAGTGGGTGGCGACCGCCCGGGAGGCCGCCAAGCAGGCCCGCCGGGCCTGGCTGCCGGTGGTGGCGGGCGCCCCGGACGAGCCCACCGCGACGGTGGCGGCCCGGATCTCCGGCGCCGCCGCCGGGTTCGTGCTGCACGAGGAGGCCGAGGCGCGGCTGACCACCGTCGAGCTGCCCCCGACCGGCGAGATCGTGCTGGTGGTGGGCCCCGAGGGCGGGATCGCCCCGGCCGAGCTGGACGCCTTCCGAGCCGCCGGGGGCCGTCCGGTACGCCTCGGGCCGGCGGTGCTGCGTACCTCGACGGCCGGGGTGGCGGCGCTCAGCGTGCTCGC
The nucleotide sequence above comes from Micromonospora pallida. Encoded proteins:
- the hemW gene encoding radical SAM family heme chaperone HemW gives rise to the protein MPGLPPEGESVPTDGSLPSTALRAVGARGFGVYVHVPFCASRCGYCDFNTYTTSELGGGASRENYADTVLAELALAARVLGDTPPPRVDTVFVGGGTPTLLPADDLARILDGIDRTWGLAADAEVTTEANPESVTPESLKTLRAAGYTRISLGMQSAASGVLAVLDRTHSAGRATAAATEARDAGFDHVNLDLIYGTPGERAEDFAASLDQVIAAGVDHVSAYALIVEEGTRLAARMRRGELPYPSDDVAADRYLAAEAALDAAGFSWYEVSNWARTPAARCRHNLLYWTGGDWWGLGPGAHSHVGGVRWWNVKHPSAYAARLAGGASPGQAREILTADEAHMEDVMLRLRLASGLPLAVLDPAGRAGAERARAAGLLAEADYAAGRAVLTLPGRLLADAVVRDLLP
- a CDS encoding DUF4870 domain-containing protein, producing MTEPPRPPDAGDAGRYPPEPTMPLAPSGSSSTPGEPTTPLPGEPSAEPPTEHLATPSHEPPTANWSTSSYESPTQNWSAPAYEPPTRDWSAPAYEPPTRDWSARAYEPPTQQYGSPGDDAPTERHAAPEPPTVGYEPPGLGGPADHPTSGGHFAAPGYPTAGDQGGYPPPGAQEGYPPPGGYPPPETPGGFPQPGPHEGYPPPGTQAGFPPPGGYLPPETPGGFPPPGTPEGYPPLGGYPPGAGGGLPPGGYPPSGGPYPTAGPTTDDDRTWAVLAHVGGPIGVVVGGSLFGWVGPLIVLLHRGQQSPAVRAHAIAALNFQITWAVAILIGWLLTGITCGLLVFIPLLLALVPIVLGIVAGLKANQDQLYPYPMTRTFVR
- the hrcA gene encoding heat-inducible transcriptional repressor HrcA — its product is MGLDDRKLAVLRAIVEDYVATQEPVGSKALVERHQLGVSPATVRNDMAVLEEEGYIRQPHTSAGRVPTDRGYRLFVDRLSRVKPLSPAERRAIERFLVGAVDLDDVVHRTVRLLAQLTRQVAVVQYPSLARSSVRHLELVPISTTRLMLVMIADTGRVEQRLVELPAPVPADDVTDLRRLVNEKLCGTRLADTPPLVQALVEEVRAGLRPAMTTLSTVLLETLVERHEERIALAGTANLTRGGLLDFQGSLRPILEALEEEVVLLKLIGEVEPSTTRVRIGDENEIDNLRGTSVVSTGYGPGVTILGGLGVLGPTRMDYPGTIATVRAVARYVGELLAQN
- the dnaJ gene encoding molecular chaperone DnaJ, coding for MARDYYGILGVSREASDDEIKRAYRKLARQFHPDVNPDPEAQEKFKDINAAYEVLSDDRKRQIVDLGGDPLAPGGGAAGPGGPGGAGPFVGFQDIMDAFFGGATGSRGPRPRTRPGADAILRLELDLNETAFGVEAPINVDTAVLCTTCSGAGTAAGTHLATCEACGGRGEVQSVQRTFLGQVVSARPCTVCQGYGTTIPHQCPTCAGEGRVRTRRSLTVKIPAGVEDGMRIRLAQQGEVGPGGGTAGDLYVEIHERPHDVYSRKGDDLHCRVTVPMTAAALGTRLTIKTLDSEETVDVKPGTQPGSTLRLRARGVPHLRGTGRGDLYVHLDVRTPTKLDVEQERMLREFAKTRGEEVAELTKQGGFFSRMRDAFNGHA
- a CDS encoding 16S rRNA (uracil(1498)-N(3))-methyltransferase — encoded protein: MSAPLFLVEALPTTDTLTLDGPEGHHAATVQRLRVGEELLLADGRGGTAAAVVTAVGRGSLDLRVTSRGYADASVPRIVVVQGIAKGDRGELAVQAMTEAGVDEIVPWAASRSVTQWRGERGVRAREKWVATAREAAKQARRAWLPVVAGAPDEPTATVAARISGAAAGFVLHEEAEARLTTVELPPTGEIVLVVGPEGGIAPAELDAFRAAGGRPVRLGPAVLRTSTAGVAALSVLATRLARW